The Perca flavescens isolate YP-PL-M2 chromosome 8, PFLA_1.0, whole genome shotgun sequence DNA window TAAGTTGCTaaggaaatgtaatattagAGCTCCAGgaagacccacacacacacaatatctgAACCAGAATTTCATATTACTTTCAATACACAGAATACAAGGGATAAAAAGATCATGATGGGCAACATCACACATACGTAAATAAATCTCATAAGATCAAATCAgaacaaaaaaaggaatttgATCTTAAACATTCCTAGAtataaacaacagacagactGGTATCAATTTAGTCCTGAGAAATATTTTCCAGTTTTACAGCAAATAACAGGAATTCTGTTTTACTAAATAAGCCTTTGcacattttaatataataaatgtacAAACAGCTGTGACACATAATCATTCCTTTGGAGGGTAATATCCTTGGGTTAAGGTTAATAATGATTCTCTTTGGTTTGATTGTTTTTCTTGTGCCTGCATTATCAGTGCTGGCTCTGCAGGAAAAGAAAGATGCAAAGGACGACATTTACACAATCATCTCGCACTTTACACTCtacttttaaatatatttctatGCTTCCCCTATCTCCTATGTACAGTGTTGAACACTAAGTTTGACATGAACGAACAAAGGTCAAAAGACAATAGTACAATTATAAACACAGATCCTTCAGATATGGATTTCATCAGTCATTGTCGAATACTACTGAGGATGATTCTCTAGAATGACACAGAGTTATATACATTAAACAATCTCAAGCAAAATTTGAACAATCTGATCTAAAGCATGATATtcttaaatgtgtgtgtcatcatgtgAGCTTATCACGCGGCTGTTTTTAGAGGTACTAAATAGGCCATTTGTGCCCACAAACATATCACATACAAAGGCACTAAGGGCCAAACTGGCACCCAATAAGGCCTCAACAAAATCATTTGGATTTATTTTGTGTCTACATAAAAACATTATTGGTCTTCAAACAGAactgtaattaaaaacaaaaagttatcTTTGCCAACAGAGGTGATTTTTCTGCTTACAGGAATGATTTATGAAACTCAATTGGTAAGGATATATACTtagcattatttaaaaaaagaaatctctatgGTCCTCTTCACATTTTTTACCTTGAATTTAAACAAATaacaagacatattgtggaAAATACTGTGAAAAAGGCACAAGACCTCAAGTGCTCATCTAGAAATATATCTGAACTTCTTCTCAACACTTCACTGATCTGGGTTTAGTTTTAAGTACCACTACAGAAGttacaaaatgttatttctttttttactttaaccaGTCCACTGTAGCCATATAATCAGGTCCTTGTTCATATCAACACTAtcaaaactgatttttttttagtacctctGTAAGAGCTGCTCTTGTATATCACaactgtatgtgtttctgttaaACTATTAAAAATTACACATCACTACTGTTTCCTCTTCATTTATCGACTTAAAAGTGTTTCGACTTCAGTAAGAATTAAGGCATCAACATGTCATTGCTAAAACTGATATAAGTACTGTAAGTCATCAAATGTAGCAGTAATCATCAACAGTACAGAATTTGATCTAGCGTTCGGGTATTTCACAATTTGAACACAATACAGATTTCTTATACACCCCATCCTTTAAAATGTAGGTGTGAAATGTGAAATACAGTGAGGAGTACTGCCTCATGGGGCATGACTTTGACTCAATGCTGTCAAAGTGTTACACAAAGAAGAATAACATCACTCTATCATGATTATACAATAACACAATGAACATTTCAGGTGCCACATTTTGCTATCATCAAGATATGTTAATGCATATGTTAATGAACGTATGTTAACGTCTCTGGAGATGCAGGTTGTGGTCACTGTTAGGTATCGTGTACAGTATTTATTCAAAGGAAGCACAGTTCAACTGAACTTAGCTTGttgtaaaatgaatgaatgtgtaaCTGATTAAGGTGTAGTGCAGCCATGGCCCCAGCAGGGGGAGCCAGCATACAAGATCAGTCTAGCAGGAAGAGCTCGTCAGTAGGCCAGTGAGTAGGCAGCAGGTTTAGGACATTGTTACGTCTACAGTCCCTTAGTCCCTGGTGGCTCTCCTCGGCAGGTCTTTGCTGTGGACTGTCCTGGCTTCACATGGCCCTGCAGCCTGGTCCTTCGGTCCTGCAGTCTCTTTGAGTTCTAACTAGTTCTACTACGAGAGAGAGGCTACAGCTGGTCCGACTCCTCTCTGGAGCTTGGACTCGGCTGCGTGCCTAAGGCCACAGTTCTGGGTGTGGCGGGTGGAGAGGGATGCGCTGTCGGGGGGCTCAAAGGGTCTTGGGGGCCCTCGTATTGAGGCAGCTCCCCATCTGAGAGGtatgggggaggagggagatcAAACCAGGGAGGCCGACTAGaggaaataaacaaaagaaacagacagaggaagAATGTAATGTCAGGGCCATGAGCTATTACATAAGGACTGTACAATAAACATGTCTTGACTGGGAGCAGCAGCTAGCAGAGACTCAGTATGAACACCCCTGTCTGAGAAATGAATGTTATTATGTTAGAACCTGTCATTATTTAAGGACACCTTTGAGATTCTCATTCccatattatgattttttcccccatttaTTTTGaccaactggaaaaaaaaaagttgcacataatgatgaaaaaggaatgaattaaatctttatttttcgAAAGAAtgattaaaaagaataaaatacaaaatgtatcaTTCTGGAGCTGGTAACAGCGAGCAAAGGGATGTTTTTAATCACAATAACATTCTCTACATCAATGTTCACTATATTTTATTGGAGTTATTTATGATCCGATTTGTAAACAGCACTAATCCtctattaaatgttttttatataatgaaataaataatatataatagtaaATGAGTTAAGAGTTAATTGATTGTGCATTTAAAAGCACATACAAGCACCACTGGGACAGATGCTAACAGATATTTCTGATAGCATCCTTTACAACGGATGTGTTGGAAATTGACTGTATGAGAAGAATTAGCGAACGAGTAAATCAAATTGCAGTTTTATTATGTTGCACTAAAATTATACACTAAATTAGATTTGACTGTGCTGGAGAGACAACTTTGAGCGCCACTATTTCTGCTTTTTGGTTCAGGCATGGATTGCAGTGCAAAGCTAGCTTTATGGATACAGACAATCCGATTATTAACTTCCATACAGCTGTTAGAATCACTCTTCCTCTCACCTGACATCCAGAACAGCTTGTGAGTATGATGGAGGGGAGTCCATGGAGAGTCCAGAGGGATACAGGGTCCCAGAGAGCAGCTGCAGTGCCTGAGGAGTTGAGCTGTACGGGCCCGCTGTGGTGGGAGAGCCGGGGGAGAGACCCTGACCGCCGGGGTGGACGTGGCCCCGGTCCAAAATGACCAGACGGGACAGCAGCAggggctggtggtggtggtgcgaGCTCCCTCTTACGCCTCTGGGCAGCAGGACACTCCGCTTCCTCTGGTGATGGAGCACCAAGGCCAGCAACGCAACCACCAGGACGAAGATAACGGCGCTGCCGATGACGGCGTAGGTGATGCTCGGGTAGTAGCGCAGACGATAGTCCAGTGTCACAAAGTCTTGCCCCGGCGCTTCTGTGGGGGAGAGGGACGGAGATAAAGGGCAAATTGAGGTTGGGGGACAAGGGAAGATGAGTGGTGGCGAGGGAGACAAAGAGGGTAATAGAGGAAATAGTGATGGAGAGGGAAACTATTTAAGGGTAGGTGTTTAaagtgtaactctcgccaaaatgcaacctagggtctttttgtgaatgtacctgagtcaaacgttcgtttaaaagcatatttaggatggaatcgccacttttaagatttaccgtattttcgtttttcggtcaaatggccttttgaatgggagtgctaggggcacttttacgCTAGCCTCAAAacagctatttttaaaatactaagaaggctcaacacaacatgaaactttgctattattattatatatttgctAGTATCaacaggggctctacaccttaacgaaagcgTTGACAACactgtttgtgtacccagagtttactaaaaagaaaggttttgaacaactcacatgaaagtttgactcgggtacattcacaaaaagaccctaggttgcattttggcgagagttacgctttaaggaGACAAGAGGATAAGTGGCGGAGTTGCAGACAGGAAAACGGAGCAGGGAGTGAGGGAGACGGACATGAATATGAAGCAGGACATTGTTTTCAGGTTCATTCTGAAATGAGTTCTGTGTGATTCGATAGAGGCCGCCTCTCTTGGAGATCAAGAGAGCGTTGCATAATAAGCACAACAGCAGTCAAAGCTTCAAGAGACGAGGAGAACAAATGGAGCAGTATGTTCAGAGGTCAGGTTTGAGCCCACTGTACACAAGTAGGGACCTCGTTCATGATTgtgaagaaagagaaagaacagagaggcTAAATAATGCTTTGTGAGGACAAAACCGCTTACAGCAGTTTTAGATAAAAACACGACTCGAGTTGCTCGGCACGGAAGATGAGAGAAGGCAGAGGAACACGAGTGGCCGTCACACATTAACGTGTTTATCACAGGGAAAGGGGGCGTCTGAAAACTACTCAGGAGTCCAAGGGAACTTAACGTTTGTGATGAGAGCCGTGGCCAGTGGTAAGATATGCAGAGCAGCCAACTTGCTGCCTGAAATGAGTAGAGGGAGCACTGTAATGCCAGCGAGCACTGCAGCTTATTATTCCAGATGGGATGAGGGAATAGCACTTAAACGTTTCCGCTGACTGATATTACAGTGTGAGAATTTCAATCAGGCACTCGGGGTGAGGCTCATGTAAATGGTGCTTCTGCTGCTTACCGGCAGACAGTACTGTTGAACTAAGGGGAGAGGTATGGAGAGTGGAAGGAATCCTATTTATTACGGAGCTGCAGTACGGCTACGCTAATGACAAATGAGCTCCATAAAATTATTTTACAGTTGCTGTTTCGGTTCAAATTACACTAATGCCTCAGGGGGCTGTAAACATCAAACCTCCATGTGCCTCATAAAAAGTTCAAAACAGCCTTTGGAATACTTTCTCTGCTCTGTGTTCGAGGTTTCTGTGTTGCTGCTTAACAGATTGTGTGTATTGACGCCCAATGTACACTTAAAAGTGACTCACATCTCTGTCCGCTAGCCATCATGCCGACAGTTGAGGATGCTTCCCAGAGAGCTTGCCAGGAAATGACCATTGCAAGATCTCTCAAGGTTGAATCAATAGTCCAAAAATGCTTTTATCTGTGAGGAGCAACTGCAAAGCAGGCACTCTGGGCTTATATAGACTTACAGGCTCTCTGGAGATATTGTATTTAGCACAGGGTAAAGATTCCCTACACATGTACAAGCTGGAGCTACAGGGCCTCAGATCATTCAATACAATGTGCAGAACTCCATAAAAAGTCAACCAGTGTGAATAGTTCCACATTTTGGGTAATATGCTCTTTTGCTTTCTTGCCCAGTTaggtgagaagattgatacGGCTCTGTACAGCAGGCCTACGTATATACAAAGCTACAGTCAGCAGCcggctagcttagcttagcatagagaATGTAAACAggacagggggaaacagctagtctggctcTTTGTTGAATCTGTacagaaaaaacaacatcaaaacAAGTTTTGCCTTCACTTTTGGGGGTTATGTGCCATTTCTTGACTGGGCACAGggacttcctggagtctctaccggttgcctggcaaccttgCAACGACGACAAGACTCCAAGAATTGACTGTGCCTTTCCAAGGAATAGAGGGGCACATATTCCCCGTAATATTACAAtgtgtttttatacttttttttttgttttgtacaaaTTTAACAAACAAGATACATTGTGTTAAtgagtgagctttagaggtccTCATATGTTACCGTCTGACAGAtcaaggctagctgtttccccctgtttccagtctttatgcttcACTAGGTTTACGGCTGCTGGCTTCGTATTTAACTGGCAGATATGAAaactaactctctgcaagaaagcgaGTAAGtggatttcccaaaatgtcaaactattcctttaagaaaaAGGTGCATTTGGGTTGGAGAGACTATCAAAGCTCAATATTTGTCAGAGCATTTGTGTGGACAAAGCTATCATCAGAAGAGTTTTTTGAGCTTGTTTTCTCATTCGAGACATCATGCTGCATGTTTCCTCTGTCTACCTGACCTTGAAGGCCTGAGGGAGCCTTcagcagcgtgtgtgtgtgtgtgtgtgtgtgtgtgtgtgtgtgtgtgtgtgtgtgtgtgtgtgtgtgtgtgtgtttgtgcacacatGTTGTTAAATTCCCAACAACAACCAGCCTGGCATACAGCCTATTTATGTACCAGTGTGTAGTCAGGGGCCCCATGCCTTAattaaa harbors:
- the ldlrad3 gene encoding low-density lipoprotein receptor class A domain-containing protein 3 — encoded protein: MMWIWYFLLGSGSGLRTVESQLLPGNNFTTECNIPGIFMCGDGKCVPGGWQCDGLPDCFDKSDEKGCPKVKSKCAPSFFGCANGVHCIIGRFRCNGFSDCPDGSDEENCTGNPLVCSEARFKCRNGHCVDRSFLCNGQDNCQDNSDEELCLTTAEAPGQDFVTLDYRLRYYPSITYAVIGSAVIFVLVVALLALVLHHQRKRSVLLPRGVRGSSHHHHQPLLLSRLVILDRGHVHPGGQGLSPGSPTTAGPYSSTPQALQLLSGTLYPSGLSMDSPPSYSQAVLDVSRPPWFDLPPPPYLSDGELPQYEGPQDPLSPPTAHPSPPATPRTVALGTQPSPSSREESDQL